The DNA region GCGTGCTCGCGCTCCGCGAGCAGCACGGCGAGGCCTTCCTGAAGAAGCACGGGGTGAAGCTCGGCTTCATGTCGTTCTTCGTGAAGGCGTCCATCGAGGCGCTGCGCGCCTACCCCGGCGTGAACGGCGAGATCCGCGGCGACAGCATCGTCTACAAGGACCACTACGACGTCGGCGTGGCGGTCGGCGGCGGCAAGGGCCTGGTGGTCCCGGTGGTCCGCGACGCCGACGCGCTCTCCTTCGCCGAGGTGGAGACCACCATCGGCGAGCTGGCGAAGAAGGCGAAGGAGAACCGCATCACGCTCGAGGAGCTGGCCGGCGGCACCTTCACCATCTCCAACGGCGGCATCTACGGGTCGATGCTCTCCACGCCCATCATCAACCCGCCGCAGTCCGGCATCCTCGGCCTGCACAAGATCCAGAAGCGCGCGGTGGTGGACGCGGACGACCAGGTGGTGGTCCGGCCGATGATGTACCTGGCGCTCTCGTACGACCACCGGCTGGTGGACGGCCGCGAGGCGGTCTCCTTCCTCGTGAAGGTGAAGGAGTGCATCGAGGATCCGGAGCGGATGCTGCTGGAGGTGTGACCGCCCTCGTCCGGCTCAGGCCCCGTGCACGCCCGCCTCCGGCGCGGGCCGCCCCTGGCCGACCAGCTCGCGCAGCGCCAGCGCGTCGCGGACGGCGTCGCCGCGGAGGTCGTTGTTGAAGTAGACCCAGGCGGCGCGCCCGCGCGCGGACCAGCCGAGCAGGTCGCGCGCCACCGGCGCGAGGGCCTCGCGGCCGTACCGGCCGTGGTACCTGCCGGTGGTGCCGTGGAAGCGCAGGTACCGCCAGCCGCCGGTCGGGCGCGGGGGAGGGCGGGGCAGCAGGTCGTGCTCGCAGAGCGCGGCGCCGTGCGCGTCCAGCACCGCGCAGGCCTCCTCCACGTACCAGCGCGCGTCCCGCACCTCCAGCGCGTGCCGCCCCGGCGGCAGGCGCGAGAGGAAGCGGTCCAGCCGCTCCAGGTCGGGCTTCATGCCCGGCGGGAGCTGCCACAGCACCGGCCCGAGCTTCGGCCCCAGCGGCGCGAGCGGCGCGAAGAAGCGGTCGAGCCCGCGCTCCGTGTCGAGCAGCCGCTTCATGTGCGTGAGGTAGCGCGAGCCCTTCACCGCGAAGCGGAACCGGGCCGGCACCACCGCGCGCCAGCGCGCCGCCGCCTCCGCGGTGGGGAGCCGGTAGAACGTGGCGTTCAGCTCGACCGTGTCGAACAGCTCCGCGTAGCGCGGCAGCCAGGCGCGCGCCGGGAGGTCCTCCGGGTAGAGCACGCCGCGCCAGTGGCGGTACTGGAAGCCGCTCGTGCCGACGCGGATCACCGCCGCCCCCCGCCGCGCGCCGGCGCGGCCGCCGGCGCGGCGCCCACCGCGGCCAGGTGGGCGTCGGCGAGCGGCCGGGCGGCGCGCGCGTACCCGGCCCACGGGTCGGCGCCGAGCCGCGCCAGCCGCCGCGGGACCGTCCGCGCCCCCAGCCGCTCCGGCCGCAGCCGCGGCCCCAGCTCGTCCCAGGCCACCGGCACCGACGCCGGCGCGCCCGGCCGCGCCCGGAGCGAGAACGCCGCCACCGAGGTGTTGGTCCGGTTGTTCCGCAGGTAGTCGAGCAGGATCTTCCGCTCGCGCCCCGCGCGCGCGAACGCCACCGTGAACGCGCGCGGCTCGTGGCGCGCCACCGTGGCGGCGAGGCCCCGCGCGAACGCGAGGCAGTCCTCCCAGCGCCGGCGGGGCACGAGCGGGGTCACCACGTGCAGCCCGGCGCCGCCGGTGGTCTTCACGAACGCGGCGAGCCCCAGCGCCTCCAGCGCCGAGCGCAGCAGCCGCGCCGCGCGCACCACCTCCGGCCAGGGGACCGCCGGCCCCGGGTCGAGGTCGAGCACGATCCGGTCCGGCGTCTCCAGCGCGTCCGCGGTCGCGTTCCAGGTGTGCAGCTCGAGGACGTCCAGCTGCACGAGCGAGAGCAGCGCCGCGCGGTCGTCGGCGATCAGGTACTCGCCCAGCTTCGTCTTCTCCTGGATGCGAACGCGCCGCACCGCGGGCGGCGCCCAGGTCTTCGAGTGCTTCATGAAGCGGCACTCGCCGGAGAGGCCCTGCGGGCAGTGGAACAGGGTGAGCGGCCGGCCGCGCAGGTGCGGCAGCATCGCGCCGGCCACCGCGTCGTAGTACCGGGCCACGTCCGCCTTGGTGAGCCCGGTCCGCCCCTCGCCCGGGAACACCAGGCGCTCCGGGTGCGAGAGGCGGACGCCGCCGATCACCACCTCGCCCGGTCCGCCCGCCGGGCGGCGCCGCCGCGCGGGGCCGCCGGCGCCGGGCGCCTGCGGCGGCGGGGAGGCGGCCGCGGGCGGCGGCGCGCCGGCGCCGGGGCGCTCGCGGACGACGTCCGCCGCGCGCTTGTCCTCGCGCAGCCCCTGGAACGACGGGTGGCGCACCTTCCCGTCGTCGGTCCACTCGGCGAACGCCACCTCGGCGACCAGCTCCGGCCGGACCCAGTGCGCGATCCGGCCGAGCGCGCCGGGCGGGCGTGGCGTGAAGGGCGGGTCGGTGCGCTCCAGGCGATCCAGGCGCGCGCGCAGCGCCCGCGCCGACGCCTGCGTGAAGCCGGTGCCGACCTTCCCGGCGAAGCGCAGCGCGCCGCCCTCGTGGAAGCCCACCAGCAGCGCCCCGATGCCCTGGCGGCTGCCCTCGGGATCGGTGAAGCCGCCGATCACCAGCTCCTGGCGGGCGAGGCACTTCGCCTTCGTCCAGGTGGTGTTCCGCCCGGGCCGGTACGGCGCGTCGGCGCGCTTCGAGACGATCCCCTCCAGGCCGAGGCGGCACGCCTCGCGGAGCACCTCGGCGCCGGGCGCGTCCACGTGCGGCGCGTAGCGGAGCACCTCGCGGCGCGCGCCGAGCAGCCGGCGCAGCGCGTCCTTGCGCTCGAGCAGCGGGCGCCGGGAGAGGTCCTCGCCGTCGAGCCAGAGCAGGTCGAACACGAAGTAGGCGAGCGAGCGGCGCCCGCCGGAGAACGCCTGCTGGAGCGCCTGGAAGCTGGTCCGGCCGCCGGGCAGCACCGCGGCGACCTCGCCGTCGAGCAGCGCGCTCCGCACTGGGAGCGCCTCGGCGGCGCGCGCCACCTCCGGGAACTGCGCGGTCCAGTCGTTGCCGCGCCTGCTCCACAGCGTGGCGCGCCCGCCCTCGAGCGCGCAGCCGATGCGATACCCGTCGTACTTCGTCTCGTGCACCCAGCCCGCGCCGGCCGGCGGGGCCGCGACGAGGGTCGCGAGCTGGGCGCGGTAGGTCGGGACGGGCGCGCGGGCCACGCGGGAAAGCTCACCACCGCGGGCGCGGCGCGGCAAGCGGCGCTGCCGCCGGGCGCCGGCAGGGCCGGGCGTCGGGGCGGCCCCGGGGCGCCCCGCGGGTCACTGGTTCAGGGGGATGTACGTGATGGAGAGGAGCGCGAGGCCGAGCTGCGGCATCAGCGGCTCGTCCAGGTTCGCGGCCTGGCCGCTCAGCCGGATGCCGGGCTGGGCCCGGGCCTCCTCCACGCGGCAATCGACGAGGTTGCCGTTGAACCGGCACACCTTGCCGCCGGGCGTGGGGAGGCCGGGGCCGGGCTGGAAGCGCAGGCGGATCTTGAGATCGCCGAGGTTCCCGAGCACCGCCAGCTCCTTGCCCCAGCGGAGGAAGTGCAGGTCCGCTCCGGGGGCGGTCAGGCTGCCGTCTCGCCCGGGCTTCAGGATGTAGTTGCGCCCGACCAGCGTGCCGGCCCAGGTGCCGTCCGGCCGGCGGGTCATGTTCACGTGCGGTCCGACGACCCGCCAGGCGTTGAACGAGGTGCTCTCGCCCCGGGTCTGGATCTCACCCGTCGGCACGTAGTCCTCCGGCGGCTCGCCGGGCGGCGTCGGCGAGAGCGAGAGGGGCTGGGTGGACGCGCCCGCGCAGGAGAGCGCGAGCAGGGCGGCGGCGGCTGCGGCGGCTGGGAAGGATGGGCGCATGCCCCCGAGCTTACCTCGCCGGTTTCACTCAGGGGAAGCCCGCCGCCGGCCCGGCCGGCGCCGCGGCGCGGCGCGGCGCGCTACGGGTTCGGGTCGCGCACCTGCAGGTGCTCCGACGGCGCGCTGACGCCCTCGACGTACATGATGGAGAGCAGCGCCAGCCCGAGCTGCGGCATCACCGGCGCGTCGAGGTTCGCGGCCTCGCCGTGCAGCCGGATGCCGGGCATCTCCCGCGACTCCTTCTCGCGGCAGTCCACCAGGTTCCCGCGGAACTGGCACGTCTTGCCGCGCGCCGTGGCGACGCCGGGGCCCGGGTGGAAGCGGACGCGCACGCGCAGGTCGCCGAGGTTGCCCAGCACGGCGAGCTCCTCGCCCCACCGCACGAAGTGCAGGTCCGCGCCCGGCGCGGTCAGGCTGCCGTCGGCCCCCGGCTTCAGGATGTAGCTGCGGCCGACCAGCGTCCCCGCCCAGCTCCCGTCGGCGCGGCGGCTCATCTGCACCCGCGGGCCCACCACCTGCCAGGCGCTGAACGAGGTGCTCTCGCCGCGCGTCAGCACCTCGCCGGTGGGCGCGTAGTCCACCGGGACGGTGCCCTCGGGGAGCGGCGAGAGGGGGAGCGGCTTCGTGCCCACGCCCGCGCACGAGAGCGCGAGGAGGGCGGCGGCGGCGGCGAGCAGGTATGTGCGCATGCGACGGAGGTTAGCGCGGCGCTTTCACCGAGCGGAAGGGACACCGCCCGGTCAGCCTGGGCTCCTGACCGCCGGATCAGCGCCGCCGCGGGGCCGGGGGCGCGGCGGTCCGCGGGTCCTCGGGCCAGGCATGGCGCGGGTAGCGGCGGGAGAGCTCGCGCCGGATCGCGGGGTAGTGGCGGTCCCAGAAGCCGGCCAGGTCGGTGGTGACCTGCACCGCGCGCTGGTTCGGCGCGAGCAGGTGCAGCACCAGCGGGACGCGCCCTCCCGCCGCGGCGGGGCCCTGCGCCAGGCCGAAGAAGTCCTGGAGCCGGCTCTCGATCCACGGGGGCTTGCCGGGCTCGTAGTGGATGCGGACGGTCCGCCCGCCGGGGAGCGTCACCCGCTCCGGCGCGAGCCGCTCCAGCGCCGCCCGCGCCCGCGGCTCGAGCCGGCCGAGCAGCGCGCCCGGGAGGTCCGCCTCGCGCAGCTCCGCGAAGCTCCGGCGGCCGCGGGCGGCGTCGCGCAGCGCCGCGGCCAGCTCCGCCTCGCCGGGCGCGGCGAGGCCTGCCTCCGGCGCGTGCTCCGCCGCGAACGCCAGGCGCGCCACGAGCGCGTCGAGCGCGCCCTCCGGCGCGAACGCCCGCGCCCCGCGCGCCAGCGCCTGCGCGGCGAGCGCGTCCGCCACCGCGTCCGGGTCCGGCCGCGCCGCGCGCGCCTCTTCCAGCACGAGGTCGCGGTAGAGCAGCCGCTCGGCCACCTCGACCCGCTCGGCCTGCGCGTTCCACTGGACCGCCTCGTCGTAGCGCAGCGCCTCCGGGAACAGGTCGAGCAGCAGCTCCTGCGTCACCGCGCTCGCGAGCCGCACCCGCGCCTCGGCCGCGCGCGCGCCCGGCGCGCGCCGGTCGCCCCGCCGCGCCTCGGCGTCCACCGCCACCAGCAGCGGCGCCTCGCGCACCACGCTGGCGGGGTCGAGCCGGGCGCTGCCGCCGCCGACCAGCACCACCTCGTCGGAGCCCGGCGAGCGCCGCCGCGCCACGCGATCCGGGTAGGCGGCCAGCGTCGCCCGCAGCAGCGCCGCCTCGCGGGCGGGCTCGTCGCCGGCGGCAGGCGGGGGGACGTCGCGCGGCAGCGCCCGGGCCAGGCGCTGGAGCTGGCGGCGGCTCCGCTCGACCGCCTGCGCCGCGCCCGGGCTCACGCCCATGCGCCGCAGCCGGTCGGGATCGAAGCGCGCCCGGGCCGCCTCGTCGAACGCCTGCGCCAGCTCGAGCAGGTCGGACGGGCCGGTGGGCGGGAGCGCCGCCCCCTCCAGCGCGCGGCGCTCGCGCAGGTCGCGCTCGCCGAGCAGCGCCGCGAGCAGCGCGCCGTCTTCGGGCACGCCGCGCGCGGCCGCCTCCACCAGCAGCCGCCCGAGCCGCGGGTGGAGCGGGAAGCGGAGCATGGCGCGCCCGGCCGCGGTGGGCGCGCCGGCGGCGTCCACCGCGCCGAGGTCCGCGAGCAGCGCGCGCGCCGCCTCGAGCGCCGGCGCGGGCGGCGGCTCGAGCCACTCGAGGTCCGCGGCCGCCCCGAGGCCCGCCAGCGCGAGCAGCGTCTCGGAGAGGTCCTCGCGCAGGATCTCCGGGACCTCGAACTCCGGCCGGGCGTCGTGGTCGTGGCGCGTGTAGAGGCGCACCGCGCGCCCGGGCCGCGTGCGGCCGGCGCGCCCGGCCCGCTGCGCCGCCGAGGCGCGGCTGACCTTCTTCACCTCGAGCGTGGGCAGGCCGGACCAGGGCGAGTGCGAGGCGATGCGGGCGAGGCCCGAGTCCACCACCGCCACCACGCCGTCGATGGTGATCGAGGTCTCGGCCACGTTGGTGGAGAGGATCACCTTGCGGCGCGCCGCCGGCCGCACCGCCCGATCCTGCTCCTCCGGCGGCAGGTCGCCGTGCAGCGGCAGCACGTCCACCCCGGCGCTCGCGGCCCAGGCGGCGAGCGCGTCGCGGGCGCGCCGGATCTCGGCCGCGCCCGGCAGGAACACGAGCACGTCCCCGTCCACGCCCTCGCGGTGCAGCCGCCGGATCGCCCGCGCCACCCGCTCCTCGAGCCGCACGTCCGGCGCCGCCGCCTCCTCGGGCGAGAGGTGCTCCACCGCGACCTCGAAGCGGCGCCCCTCCGAGCGCAGCGCCGGGGCGCCCAGGAACGCCGCGACCGGCCCGGCGTCGAGCGTGGCCGACATCGCCACGAGCTTCAGGTCGGGGCGCGTCGTGCGCTGGAGCCGCCGCAGGAAGGCGAGCGCGAGATCGCCCTGGAGGTGCCGCTCGTGCAGCTCGTCGAGCACCACCGCGCCGACGCCGGGGAGCGCGGGCTCGGAGAGCAGGCGGCGGGTCAGCAGCCCCTCGGTCACGTAGCGGATGCGGGTGCGCGGGCCCGCCACCTCGTCGAACCGCACCTGGTAGCCGACCGTCTCGCCCGGCCGCTCGCCCAGCTCGTCGGCCACCCGGCGGGCGGCCATGCGGGCGGCGAGCCGCCGCGGCTCGAGCACCACCACCTCGCCCGCGCCGGCCAGCCCGGCCTCGTGCAGCGCGCGAGGCACGCGGGTGGTCTTCCCCGCGCCGGGGGGCGCCTCGATCACGAGCGAGGGGCCGGCGCGGAGCGCGGCGACGACCTCGGGGAGGAGCGGGTCGATGGGGAGCGGCTGCACCGGCCCGTTCTAACCCGGCGCGGGGAGGAGGAGAACCGATCCGGGGCGCCGGGGGCCGCGCTTGACAGCCCCGCGGGCGGACTTACGTGGAAGGACGAGGGCGCGAGGCGGCGCACGAGTTTCCGAGCCCCGCCGCCGCGCGCCCGGGCCATCCCGACCCCGAAGCGCAGCGCGCGGCCGCGATCCGTCCGCGCGAGGAGGACACGACCATGCCGACCCTGCTCAGGAACCCCGATCCCGCGTTCGCCACGCTCTCCGCCGAGGTGAACCGCCTCATGAACGACCTCACCCAGCCGGGCGCCCGGGGCTACGGCCTCGCGCCCGCCGCCGACATCCTCGAGACCGAGGCCGGCTTCCAGGTGGTGCTCGACGTGCCGGGGCTCGACCCGGCCGCCATCAAGCTGGACATCGAGAACGACACGCTCAGCGTGCAGGCCGACCGCAAGCAGCCCGCGCTCGCCGACGGCGCGACCCTGCACCGCAGCGAGCGCCGCTTCGGCACGTTCTTCCGGGCGTTCACGCTGCCGAAGACGGTGGACGGCGCGAAGGTCGAGGCGCGCTACGACGCCGGCGTCCTGACCGTCACGCTGCCGAAGCGCGAGGACGCGAAGCCGCGGACCATCGCGGTCCAGGTGAAGTAGCGCCGGGCGCGAACGTCCGGAAGCACGAAGCCCCTGCCGTCGCGAGGACGGCAGGGGCTTTCTTCTGACGGGGCTGCGCCCCGGCGGCTCGCTTCGCTCGCGTGCGATCCCCGGATCGCGAGCGGCGCTACGCCGGCTCGGGCACCGGCTTCGGCGCCGGCGCGAGCACCGTCAGCACGAGCTTCGCGCCCTCGGCGTCCACGTCCACGCGGACCGTGCCGCCGGCGGCGAGGTCGCCGAACAGGATGCGCTCGGCGAGCGGCTTCTTCAGCTCGTTCTGGATGAGCCGCGCCATGGGGCGGGCGCCCATCTTGCGGTCGAAGCCGTGCTCGGCGAGCCAGGCGCGGCCCTCGGCGGTCAGCTCGATGCGGACCTTCTTCTCCGCGAGCTGCCCCTCCAGCTCCTTCACCATCTTGTCCACCACCCGCAGGATCACCTCGGGGGCGAGCGAGTCGAACGCCACCCACGCGTCGAGCCGGTTGCGGAACTCGGGCGTGAAGGTGCGCTCGATGGCGTTGCGCGCGTTGCCCGGGTCGGACTGGTCGGTCCCGAAGCCCACGCGGCGGGCGGCCAGCTCGTGCGCGCCGGCGTTGGTGGTCATCACCAGCACCACGTGGCGGAAGTCGGCCTTGCGCCCGTTGTTGTCGGTGAGCGTGGCGTGGTCCATCACCTGGAGCAGCAGGTTGTAGATGTCCGGGTGGGCCTTCTCGATCTCGTCGAGCAGCAGCACCGCGTACGGCGTCTTGCGGATCGCGTCGGTGAGCAGGCCGCCCTGGTCGAAGCCCACGTAGCCGGGGGGCGCGCCGATGAGCCGGGAGACGGTGTGCTTCTCCTGGTACTCGGTCATGTCGAAGCGCAGGAACTCGACCCCGAGGATGCGGGCGAGCTGCTTCGCCAGCTCG from Anaeromyxobacter dehalogenans 2CP-C includes:
- a CDS encoding Hsp20/alpha crystallin family protein codes for the protein MPTLLRNPDPAFATLSAEVNRLMNDLTQPGARGYGLAPAADILETEAGFQVVLDVPGLDPAAIKLDIENDTLSVQADRKQPALADGATLHRSERRFGTFFRAFTLPKTVDGAKVEARYDAGVLTVTLPKREDAKPRTIAVQVK
- the ligD gene encoding DNA ligase D — protein: MARAPVPTYRAQLATLVAAPPAGAGWVHETKYDGYRIGCALEGGRATLWSRRGNDWTAQFPEVARAAEALPVRSALLDGEVAAVLPGGRTSFQALQQAFSGGRRSLAYFVFDLLWLDGEDLSRRPLLERKDALRRLLGARREVLRYAPHVDAPGAEVLREACRLGLEGIVSKRADAPYRPGRNTTWTKAKCLARQELVIGGFTDPEGSRQGIGALLVGFHEGGALRFAGKVGTGFTQASARALRARLDRLERTDPPFTPRPPGALGRIAHWVRPELVAEVAFAEWTDDGKVRHPSFQGLREDKRAADVVRERPGAGAPPPAAASPPPQAPGAGGPARRRRPAGGPGEVVIGGVRLSHPERLVFPGEGRTGLTKADVARYYDAVAGAMLPHLRGRPLTLFHCPQGLSGECRFMKHSKTWAPPAVRRVRIQEKTKLGEYLIADDRAALLSLVQLDVLELHTWNATADALETPDRIVLDLDPGPAVPWPEVVRAARLLRSALEALGLAAFVKTTGGAGLHVVTPLVPRRRWEDCLAFARGLAATVARHEPRAFTVAFARAGRERKILLDYLRNNRTNTSVAAFSLRARPGAPASVPVAWDELGPRLRPERLGARTVPRRLARLGADPWAGYARAARPLADAHLAAVGAAPAAAPARGGGRR
- the hrpB gene encoding ATP-dependent helicase HrpB, encoding MQPLPIDPLLPEVVAALRAGPSLVIEAPPGAGKTTRVPRALHEAGLAGAGEVVVLEPRRLAARMAARRVADELGERPGETVGYQVRFDEVAGPRTRIRYVTEGLLTRRLLSEPALPGVGAVVLDELHERHLQGDLALAFLRRLQRTTRPDLKLVAMSATLDAGPVAAFLGAPALRSEGRRFEVAVEHLSPEEAAAPDVRLEERVARAIRRLHREGVDGDVLVFLPGAAEIRRARDALAAWAASAGVDVLPLHGDLPPEEQDRAVRPAARRKVILSTNVAETSITIDGVVAVVDSGLARIASHSPWSGLPTLEVKKVSRASAAQRAGRAGRTRPGRAVRLYTRHDHDARPEFEVPEILREDLSETLLALAGLGAAADLEWLEPPPAPALEAARALLADLGAVDAAGAPTAAGRAMLRFPLHPRLGRLLVEAAARGVPEDGALLAALLGERDLRERRALEGAALPPTGPSDLLELAQAFDEAARARFDPDRLRRMGVSPGAAQAVERSRRQLQRLARALPRDVPPPAAGDEPAREAALLRATLAAYPDRVARRRSPGSDEVVLVGGGSARLDPASVVREAPLLVAVDAEARRGDRRAPGARAAEARVRLASAVTQELLLDLFPEALRYDEAVQWNAQAERVEVAERLLYRDLVLEEARAARPDPDAVADALAAQALARGARAFAPEGALDALVARLAFAAEHAPEAGLAAPGEAELAAALRDAARGRRSFAELREADLPGALLGRLEPRARAALERLAPERVTLPGGRTVRIHYEPGKPPWIESRLQDFFGLAQGPAAAGGRVPLVLHLLAPNQRAVQVTTDLAGFWDRHYPAIRRELSRRYPRHAWPEDPRTAAPPAPRRR
- a CDS encoding DUF72 domain-containing protein, which produces MIRVGTSGFQYRHWRGVLYPEDLPARAWLPRYAELFDTVELNATFYRLPTAEAAARWRAVVPARFRFAVKGSRYLTHMKRLLDTERGLDRFFAPLAPLGPKLGPVLWQLPPGMKPDLERLDRFLSRLPPGRHALEVRDARWYVEEACAVLDAHGAALCEHDLLPRPPPRPTGGWRYLRFHGTTGRYHGRYGREALAPVARDLLGWSARGRAAWVYFNNDLRGDAVRDALALRELVGQGRPAPEAGVHGA